In the Coriobacteriia bacterium genome, TCCGAGTGTGCCGGAAAACATCACGATCATGGCTATGACAAGCGCCGCGAGGAGCACGGCGATTACGGATAGCAGAACGATGATCCCCCGCTGGGAGCCGGACTTGGTCTTCTCGGACATGGTCTTCCCTTTCGTGAAACAACGTCAGCGCCGTGCGTGCTCGCCCGGCGCATACAGACATAGAAAGCGGTACGGGACGCGATTGCGTATTGGGACACAATACCGCAAACCGCGCAATCGCCTATCGGCGGTGATACGATGAGCGAATGGCACGCCAGCGTAGCGTTTTCGACATCGTCGGTCCGGTGATGATCGGGCCTTCCTCGAGCCACACGGCAGGGGCCTGCCGCCTCGGCGAGCTGGCGCGCGCCATCTTCGGCCCCACGCCTACTCGCGCGCGCATTCTGCTGCACGGCTCCTTCGCATCCACCGGTCCGGGCCATGGCACCGATCTCGCGCTCGTCGCAGGTTTGCTCGGCATGCGTCCCGACGACCCGCGCATACCGTGCTCTTTCGACGTCGCGCACGAAGCCGGGATGGTGTTTGAATTCGTCACCGTCGATCTGGGTGACGCGCATCCCAACACCGCGGTCTTCGAACTCGAGGATGCCAATGGACGCCGGATGACCGTGCGCGGCTCGTCCCTCGGCGGCGGGGATGTGGTCGTAACCGAGATCGACAGCTTCGAGGTGGAGGCGACGGGAGAGATGCCGCTGCTGGTGGTTGGACACGTCGACCGCCCGGGTGAGATCGCCGCCGTCAGCCGGATCCTCGCGGACAGCGGCGTTAACGTCGCTTCAATGCAGGTCTCGCGCGAGCGGCGCGGCGCAGGGGCACTCATGCTGATCGAGACCGACGTCATCGTCGACGACGCCTCGGCAGCCCGAATCGCCGAGCAACCCGGGATCACAAGCGTGAGGCGCGTCTCGGCGGTATAGCGTCGCGGCCCGGG is a window encoding:
- the sdaAB gene encoding L-serine ammonia-lyase, iron-sulfur-dependent, subunit beta, which translates into the protein MARQRSVFDIVGPVMIGPSSSHTAGACRLGELARAIFGPTPTRARILLHGSFASTGPGHGTDLALVAGLLGMRPDDPRIPCSFDVAHEAGMVFEFVTVDLGDAHPNTAVFELEDANGRRMTVRGSSLGGGDVVVTEIDSFEVEATGEMPLLVVGHVDRPGEIAAVSRILADSGVNVASMQVSRERRGAGALMLIETDVIVDDASAARIAEQPGITSVRRVSAV